The following are encoded together in the Strongyloides ratti genome assembly S_ratti_ED321, chromosome : 2 genome:
- a CDS encoding Transcription factor Dp: protein MSENIVVQLLQKNTPSNNGEDVIVSGITEDRKQQPQRFYQRNTNNVLPRVVQIPQQITPRNLPPNTVVVTPKVTVTNQRSSNSVFCNSSLNISSLKRPLDSTAQSNEFTSYYRKYNKNPDKSKGLRHFSAKVCEKVKEKGSTNYSEVADELVKEYFDSLPSPPVSHEKQQYDMKNIRRRVYDALNVLMAMNIIDKERKQITWVGLPTSSLHECRRLMDDRVQRLERIARKREQLLETMAQLVAHKNLINRNKEYEKRNGHPDENSIIGLPYIIVSTSKDTTINCEISDDKTEYTLNFDSPFEILDDIVVLKNNGLSLGLEKPNPSKELVDRCKSYLPDSVRTAVDRLLTPPDFEDRSIKIERTSSTFKSPQKVPVIRVPSVVPTVVPSTVPRRPIYRVRREGSTISLFPLKTTIKR from the exons ATGTCTGAGAATATTGTGGTACAATTACTCCAAAAAAACACTCCTTCTAATAATGGTGAAGATGTTATTGTATCCGGTATTACAGAAGATAGGAAGCAACAGCCGCAACGGTTTTATCAACGTAATACTAACAAT gtACTCCCAAGAGTTGTGCAAATACCTCAACAAATAACTCCTAGAAATTTACCACCTAACACTGTTGTCGTTACACCCAAAGTAACTGTCACTAATCAACGATCGAGTAACTCTGTCTTTTGTAATTCTTCATTGAATATCAGTAGTCTTAAACGGCCTCTTGATTCAACTGCTCAATCTAATGAATTTACATcatattatagaaaatacaataaaaatccTGATAAGTCAAAAGGTCTACGACATTTCAGTGCTAAAGTTTGTGAAAAAGTTAAAGAAAAGGGATCAACAAATTATTCGGAGGTTGCCGATGAATTagtaaaagaatattttgattCTTTACCAAGTCCTCCTGTTTCACAT GAGAAACAACAATATGAcatgaaaaatattagaagGCGTGTTTATGATGCTTTAAATGTCTTAATGGCAATGAACATTATTGATAAGGAACGCAAACAAATAACATGGGTTGGCTTACCAACATCATCACTTCATGAATGTAGACGTTTAATGGATGATAGAGTTCAGCGACTAGAGAGGATAGCCAGAAAACGTGAACAATTGTTAGAGACTATGGCACAACTTGTAGCGCATAAAAATCttataaatagaaataaagaGTATGAAAAAAGGAATGGTCATCCAGATGAAAATTCAATAATTGGTTTACCATATATTATTGTAAGTACAAGTAAAGATACAACTATAAATTGTGAAATAAGTGATGACAAGACAGAATATACGTTAAATTTTGATTCTCCATTTGAAATTTTGGATGATATTGTTGTTCTCAAAAACAATGGTCTTTCGCTTGGTCTAGAAAAACCAAATCCATCAAAAGAATTGGTAGACAGATGTAAATCTTATTTACCTGACTCTGTACGGACGGCTGTTGATAGATTGCTGACACCTCCTGACTTTGAAGATCGGAGTATAAAGATTGAAAGAACAAGTAGTACTTTTAAGTCGCCTCAAAAAGTTCCTGTCATAAGAGTTCCTTCGGTAGTTCCAACGGTTGTTCCTTCAACAGTTCCTAGGAGACCTATCTATAGAGTGAGAAGAGAAGGAAGTACAATAAGTTTATTTCCATTAAAAACAACAATAAAACGttaa
- a CDS encoding Tripeptidyl-peptidase 2 has translation MDEFQDTNVLEEFPVQELIPKIPTQQKLFLDKYPEYDGRNVLIAILDTGVDVSLPSLQVTTTGERKIIDVIDCSGAGDVDMSKIVTPKDGVIIGLTGRKLKIPESWDNPSGKYHIGIKNIYELYSKDLVTRVNEYKKENIWKSAQNLSLADVRKALSKHEEEIGGKSEKIIDKTKRDDLIAQLEFLKNADKYEDDEGPVADIIAFQDSKKSWKICLDTSYRGRLGICSLLSTYKESGEYAFLNDIDKLSYSFTMRDNGNLLEIVTPIGSHGSHVANIAAGHYPDNRDRDGMSPGAQIVSMCIGDSRLGSIETGAALMRAFNMCIEMKVDIVNLSYGEAVNLPNEGRIIEAINTMVNKYGITFLSSAGNNGPALSTGGCPGSTTSSVISVGACVTNAMSESMYSIRHKVCGNMYPWSSRGPNSDGWLGVSIVAPGGAICGVPKYCAKGNQLMNGTSMSSPNAVGAVSCLISALKEQNVPISPFRMRMMLENTALPLDSKISDPFGYGKGLVQIDNAFEYAKNSSFSFIDPDLTGFEIRIGNNGKKMRGVYLREKYDTLKIKEHAVSVVPKFNPSSSVEKQIGFEANCVLTCKSSFVKYPKFVNLPSDGKSFSISVDPTQVPPGTVKYTEILGFETDHKELGPLFTIPITVINPMTVDKSGKICNTLEMIPSISQRLFVDVPNGCSYFNIKLKNCGGDVVSKYIIHCVQLIPSSAYRNSELFKFFTMEPDQEVSHTVKVQDNYTVEISLTKFWHCIGNSELSYEIEFFGLKPALSTFYINSSNLFSPLLLTNSNFNQYTSNPTITFKKMSINLKPFAAKIEPLGSRDLFYDGTQIFKLQLNYNLSLSKTTDCVFDYLGLSEMLYESGIDHMLIQVFSDSKKYIHSSSSFTKRFPVKLEKGDYKIQAQLRHESDALLEKYQELPLTFRSKLSKSIDPEMYTTPNGQFVSGTKKISSLSFQPGESKMIFISSIPSDKLPKEACAGTILNGTMSFVRNDHVNAKQVVRYPCHYIITYDTTAKTEKGSLLCTLTASTEKESKESSIKSILLSGLSKASEMSLAQELLTRLITEFSEKPEFYYEFLRRIQALKHDDNKLILETCDNILKNVDEDELFKYFGKKQGNISENDKLKKIMEDKKKVIIAAYIAKFDYIVDSNLAISTSRIPKIFRKNFLSIKSSDVEKKDEKKKDEVKESIDENIVSVVDSGTTTYEIVPESGEKYTLADVNDAYNNLIKWIDEGDAKILLQTIKYCVANENLGLALKYLNKLQEDKKYINNRDVDTAIVEITETLGWIHISNSLSNKLLKKYPVSYRLF, from the exons atggatgAATTTCAAGATACTAATGTACTAGAGGAATTTCCAGTTCAGGAACTAATACCTAAAATTCCAACTCAAcag aaattatttcttGATAAATACCCTGAATACGATGGAAGGAATGTGTTAATTGCTATTCTAGATACGGGAGTTGATGTATCACTACCATCTTTAcag GTAACAACTACGGGCGAAAGAAAAATCATTGATGTCATTGATTGTTCTGGAGCAGGAGATGTTGATATGTCAAAGATTGTTACACCCAAGGATGGTGTTATTATTGGATTAACAGGAAGAAAACTTAAAATTCCGGAATCATGGGATAATCCTTCAGGAAAATATCATATtggaataaaaaatatttatgaattGTATTCAAAGGATCTCGTGACACGAGTTAATGAatacaaaaaagaaaatatttggAAAAGTGCTCAGAATCTTAGTCTTGCTGATGTAAGAAAAGCGTTAAGTAAACATGAAGAAGAGATTGGTGGAAAAAGTGAAAAGATTATTGATAAGACAAAGAGAGATGACTTGATTGCGCAATTagagtttttaaaaaatgctGACAAATATGAAGATGATGAAGGTCCTGTTGCTGATATTATTGCATTCCAAGATAGTAAAAAATCATGGAAAATATGTTTAGATACCAGCTATAGAGGTAGGCTTGGAATATGTTCACTTTTGTCAACATATAAAGAATCTGGTGAGTATGCATTTTTAAATGACattgataaattatcttATTCATTTACAATGAGAGATAACGGTAATTTATTGGAGATTGTCACACCAATAGGATCACATGGAAGTCATGTAGCAAATATAGCTGCTGGACATTATCCTGATAATAGAGACAGAGATGGAATGTCCCCTGGAGCTCAGATTGTTTCTATGTGTATTGGAGATTCTAGATTAGGTTCAATTGAAACAGGAGCTGCTTTAATGAGAGCATTCAATATGTGTATTGAAATGAAAGTTGATATTGTGAATCTTTCATACGGTGAAGCTGTAAATTTACCAAATGAAGGCAGAATCATTGAAGCTATTAATACAATGGTAAATAAATATGGTATAACATTTTTGTCTTCAGCTGGAAACAATGGTCCAGCTTTATCAACTGGGGGTTGTCCTGGATCTACAACATCTTCTGTCATTAGTGTTGGAGCTTGTGTAACAAATGCCATGTCTGAATCAATGTACTCCATTCGTCATAAAGTATGTGGAAACATGTATCCATGGTCTTCAAGAGGTCCGAATTCAGATGGATGGTTGGGTGTTTCAATAGTTGCTCCAGGTGGTGCTATTTGTGGTGTCCCAAAATATTGTGCTAAAGGAAATCAACTTATGAATGGAACAAGTATGAGTTCTCCAAATGCTGTAGGTGCTGTTTCATGTCTTATTTCTGCATTGAAAGAACAAAATGTACCTATATCTCCATTTAGAATGAGGATGATGCTTGAGAATACTGCTTTGCCTTTAGATTCCAAAATTTCAGATCCGTTTGGTTATGGAAAAGGCTTGGTACAGATTGATAATGCTTTTGAGTATGCCAAAAATTCTTCATTTTCATTCATTGATCCCGATTTGACAGGTTTTGAAATTAGAATTGGAAACAACGGAAAAAAAATGAGAGGTGTTTATTTACGTGAAAAATatgatacattaaaaataaaagagcACGCTGTTTCAGTAGTTCCAAAGTTTAATCCATCGAGTAGTGTTGAAAAACAAATAGGTTTTGAGGCTAATTGTGTCTTGACCTGCAAAAGTTCATTTGTAAAATACCCTAAATTTGTAAACTTACCCTCTGATGGTAAATCATTTTCAATTTCTGTTGATCCAACACAAGTACCTCCTGGTACTGTTAAATACACAGAAATTTTAGGTTTTGAAACAGATCACAAAGAACTTGGGCCATTATTTACAATTCCAATAACCGTTATTAATCCAATGACTGTTGATAAGAGTGGAAAAATTTGCAATACTCTTGAGATGATTCCTTCAATTTCTCAAAGACTTTTTGTTGATGTTCCAAACGGATgttcttattttaatattaaattgaaaaactGTGGTGGTGATGTTGTTTCAAAGTACATTATTCATTGTGTTCAATTAATACCTTCTTCAGCATACAGAAATTCCGaactatttaaattttttactatgGAACCAGATCAAGAGGTTTCTCATACTGTTAAAGTTCAAGACAATTATACAGTTGAAATTAGTTTAACGAAATTTTGGCACTGTATTGGAAATTCTGAATTATCCTATGAAATAGAATTCTTTGGATTAAAACCAGCATTAtctacattttatattaattcatctaatttattttcaccTCTACTACTAACTAACTCAAATTTTAACCAATATACATCAAATCCAACAATAACGTTCAAAAAAATGAGCATTAATCTTAAGCCTTTTGCTGCAAAAATTGAACCACTTGGATCAAGAGATCTCTTTTATGATGGGACTCAAATTTTCAAACTTCAattaaattacaatttaaGTTTATCAAAAACAACTGATTGTGTATTTGATTACCTTGGGTTATCTGAAATGTTGTATGAAAGTGGAATTGATCACATGCTTATACAAGTATTTTCAGAttccaaaaaatatattcattctTCATCGTCTTTTACAAAAAGATTTCCagtaaaattagaaaaaggTGACTACAAAATTCAGGCCCAACTTCGTCATGAATCAGATgctttattagaaaaatatcaAGAATTACCATTAACTTTTAGATCTAAGCTTTCTAAAAGTATTGATCCTGAAATGTATACAACTCCAAATGGGCAATTTGTATCTGGAACAAAGAAAATTTCTTCATTATCTTTTCAACCCGGTGAAAGTAAGatgatttttatatcatcaaTTCCATCAGATAAATTACCCAAAGAAGCTTGTGCTGGAACTATCCTAAATGGTACAATGAGTTTTGTTAGAAATGATCATGTTAATGCCAAACAAGTTGTCAGATATCCATGCCATTACATAATTACATACGATACAACTGCTAAGACTGAAAAAGGTAGCCTTCTTTGTACGTTAACAGCAAGCACAGAAAAAGAATCTAAAGAATCATCCATAAAATCTATTCTTTTATCTGGATTATCAAAAGCATCTGAAATGTCATTAGCTCAGGAATTATTGACAAGATTAATAACAGAATTTTCTGAAAAACCTGAATTTTATTATGAATTTTTACGCAGAATCCAGGCTCTTAAGCATGATGACAATAAACTTATTCTTGAAACCTGTGACAATATTCTTAAGAATGTAGATGAAgatgaattatttaaatattttggtaAAAAACAAGGTAATATTtctgaaaatgataaattaaagaaaattatggaagataaaaaaaaggttatAATTGCTGCTTACATAGCTAAGTTCGATTATATTGTTGATTCAAATTTAGCAATATCAACATCAAGAAttccaaaaatatttagaaaaaatttcctATCTATAAAATCTTCAgatgtagaaaaaaaagatgagaAGAAAAAAGATGAAGTAAAAGAAAGTATAGATGAAAATATAGTAAGTGTAGTTGATTCTGGTACAACAACTTACGAAATTGTACCAGAAAGTGGAGAAAAGTATACTTTAGCTGACGTTAATGATGCttacaataatttaataaaatggaTTGATGAAGGAGATGCAAAAATTCTTCTtcaaacaataaaatattgtgtGGCAAATGAAAATTTAGGTCTTgctttgaaatatttaaataaattacaagaagataaaaaatatatcaataatcGTGACGTTGATACTGCAATTGTTGAAATAACAGAAACACTAGGATGGATTCATATTTCAAATTCCCTTTCTAATAAACTTCTCAAGAAATATCCAGTGTCTTATAGACtattttaa
- a CDS encoding Ground-like domain-containing protein, which produces MKWLSILLIILPFTYGTIVFKQVQLSSGGSSCGGSSCGGCAAAAPPAMPSCGRKKREIGEPPVEITHDNVICTDDELKKIISENLSDDVKESINSIRLGLMRNATDSKFAVICGQQTFSFKSRSNKLCVVGNAKVACHIFEL; this is translated from the exons ATGAAGTGGTTATCAATTTTACTTATTATTCTACCATTTACATATGGTACTATTGTATTTAAACAAGTACAGTTAAGTTCAGGTGGATCATCTTGTGGAGGATCTTCTTGTGGTGGATGTGCGGCTGCAGCACCACCAGCAATGCCTTCTTGtggtagaaaaaaaagagaaattGGTGAACCACCAGTAGAAATTACCCATGATAATGTCATATGTACAGatgatgaattaaaaaaaattatatcagag aatttatcTGATGATGTAAAAGAAAGTATCAATTCAATTCGTCTTGGATTAATGAGAAATGCAACGGATTCCAAATTTGCAGTTATCTGTGGCCAACAAACATTTTCCTTCAAATCGCGATCAAATAAATTGTGTGTTGTTGGAAATGCAAAAGTTGCATGTCATATCTTTGAACTTTAA